The nucleotide sequence GGGGGGAAATTGCACAGCTTCTCAAGCTGCTTGGTTAATGATTTAAAAGCTTCAGATTCCAAATATCTAGATAAACCCTGGTGTTCTGCTTTTCATCCAGCATTGCTTGCACAGACTGAGACATTATTGCATTAAGGGGATGCACTCCCACAGCATAGAGCCCCTCTGCAGAAcaaatgctgctggagcctgctgTGCTACTGTGAAAGCCTCCAAGGTAAAAATAAACCTGCTCCCATCCGTGCAGAGATACAAACAAAGGAATGCTCCAGCTCGGGAGAGCTGAGCCTCTGAACTGCTGCCCAGCCACACAAAACCCTTCACACCCTGCACCCCCGGGAGCCTGTGCTTTGTGAAAGGGAACGAATGGGCTGCACTTCCCTTTGCCTCCCTTTCCAGCAGCCTGCCCTGGAAATCTGAAACCGCAGAGCCTACGGAGcctgctgctttcccctcccctcGGGGGAAGGCAGGACTGGCCACACAGGAAGGGCGGGATGGCTGGTTTTCACCCCCATCCTTCGGCAGAGGGGCTTCCTGATTTATGCCCCATGTTCTGTACCTGGACTCGTTTTGTCTTCTGAAATCCCCAGCCTTGGTTCCAGGTGACAACATATGACAACAGTGATTTCTTATCCTGACAGCAGAACATGCTGAGCTGGATTTTGTACACCAAGCAGCAAAGTATGTCTGTCAACACTTCCTAAAGCTGGAGTGTGTTCACCTAAACTGTCTTTGCTCTTTTAGACTCTCCCAGCCTTCTCAGAGCAACACTGGTGCCAAGACTGACAGCTTCCCAAACAAACTCTGGTCcacctggcagagcctgggctggagcccagggaaaATGGAAGGATAACAGAAGTAGAtcccccagcctgcagaaggTATTAAGTGATAAAATACAAGGGAATGCCTGGCACATCCTCTTCCATAGCTGTCTTCCCTCTGCAGTTTGATGCCACCAGTGGGCCAAAAGCCTCAAGTATTTGGTGAGGAAATAGCAAGCAGCACATCTTCCCCTCTATCCCCAAATGCACTGCAAGGTCACCTGTAATGTGACAACCCCTGTTGTACAGGACTTGAACATGCTGGAAGGTGGAACAGGAAAAGTGCAAAAGGAATGGGATCACCATGTTCCTCCTGTCCCCCACTATTTGTACACCCAACACACCTGCATTTAAGGGACATTACCTCTGGGCAGCTTCTTGCAGTTTCACAGGTTGCTTGGCGCTGAGGTAAATCAGGCAGGCATCTGCCACTTTATTCAGGTCACTCTCGCCTGCAGAAATGGAACAGGAAAGAAGGGTAGGAGGTGacctcctcagcagctgctgcctaaTGGAATCAGCTCCAAATTGGCTGCAGAGGCTTCAGAGCCTTTGAGCTGTCTGACCCGGAGCTCTTCTGACCTTGTCTTTTAAGCATCTTGCTGCAAAGCCAGGAAAGCAATCAAGGGCACTGAGAGGAAAAGAGCAACTAGCCAGCAAACCTTCTCCCTCATCAAAGCCAGTTCCAGAAATTTCACTTGGGGAGAATTTCAGAGTTTCAGTCAACAGAAGACTGTGATGTGCTGGATTTAAAGGGTCCCCCAGAGGTAAGCCCACAATGGAACCAGTCAAGCTAGCCAGAAGTCTTATCTGGGCTCCAGTTTGTCCAGTTAGAACAAAGTGTGGCCCAACAGCAATGCAGGGACTCCATTCTGTACCCTCTTCTCATCCACAAGTGGGATGAGCAGTCACATTTTGCATGTGGTGAGAACCTTCTCTCCCATTTGTCTCCTGGGGAGAAAAGTGCCCAGCACCTCTTCACAGAGCTCCCAAAAGGAACAGATTCAGGCTAGAGAACATTAGGAAATCAactctgggcagcaggaggagaagcaaCAAGTTGAGAGGAGACAAAGTCTGGCAGAGATCCATAGAGGCTGTGCTTCTTCTGGTACTCACCCATGTCCAGCTTCTCACAGAGGgagcccaggccctgcagcacagccagctgcagcttGAAGGCCAGTGTGTGGCTGTACAcaggcccagctctggcactcaCTGGGGCCTggctgaggagggagctggTCAGCTTGGGCAGGACATCTTTGGAGAACCTCTGCCTCAGGAAGTCCCCACATGTTTGACCCAGGGTACACAGCACCTAAGAGAGACACAGGGGATAGTGCACACACTGGCCTGGGAGGAGCTCAGTGACCCACACCAGCCTGGGGCATTCAGACATTCACTCTCCTGGAGAATTGTTTTGCAGGGGAGAGCACTGTGACCACACCTGCCCCAGTTTCCCCATAATGAGCAGAAGGTAAATGTTTGAGAGGCTGAATGAGCTCTGCAGTGTCACCTAGCTGACCTCCTGGGCTGCCCTTCCCTCATTAGCACAGTAAAGGTAAGGGCAGCTGTGCATTCCTACTCAGAATTAGCGGAGGAGGCTCTGATGGAAAATGCCATTAAATATGATTATATCCTTAAATCTCTTTTGTGGTGCAGACTACCCATCTTTCCAAGCACGTCAGCAAGCAGAAAGGCCAAGTGGCCACAGAAAAAGGGCACCCAGCACTACTGGTGTCTGCACAGGATCAAACTCAAACTGGGTAGAGAATGGCCCTAAATGCACTAAAAACAAAAGGGGATCCATGTGACCAGAACACTGATCTCTCTTTAGGAACTTCACTGAGCTCATGGTCTCAAGTGTGCAGGACTGAAATGCTGGTTATGATGTGTTTGTTTTACACTGATATGACACTTCTTGTCCTGGAATTTAGGCAGGAAGACACTTCGGGGAGAATTCATACAGCAAAACCCATGCTGGGTGCAAACTGTAATGATGACTTGAACTTTTCAAGAGTTAATTAGTTTTTGTTCAGCAATCTCTACCTCCTTTTAGGGCAGGCACATGATAGGTATGGCTATTCTGAGACTGTAGTGTGTGGCTTCTGGAATTTCAGGAATCAAAACTCTCTTTAGTCATACAGAAGGATTCTAAAATGCATCTCACTCTGCCCAGCAGATGAATTCCTCTGCAATGCTGGGGCTGGCAACCTCTGGAAACATGCTTTACTGGCCAGCCTGTGAGtcaggaggagaaaggagccAGCTGACAAGGTCAGGAGGTCTTTAATAATGTCATTATAGGGCCAAGTGTTTATTCAACCTCTCCCCTACCTTGCCAATGCCTCAATCATGAAATGTTCCCCTGACTTCAATCTGAGACTTCCAAAGAGGATGCTGGGACTGTGTCTCCAGCAAGGTCAAGCTGCAGTGTAGGCTGTACAGCTGTTTTTCTTACCCCTGCAATAACCACCAACATTGCTGCTTCCCCCAGGAACAGCATCAAGGCTTTACCTGTGGCCGAGCTGCAGTGAGAGTGGCACAAAcccacccacagcagagcaTGGTGACCCCATGCTCCAAACCACATTTAAACATTGCTGCAGGAGCTTGGTGctctctcctgagctgcagcactgcttaAACCACTTCCTGCCCAAgtcccagctggaaatgctgctggcagTCACTGCCATACCTTGAAGGCTCTGAGCACTGCCAGAGGGTCGTCGCTAATCAGCCGGGTGACGAGAGCTGGCCAGACACGGTGAGCCATGGGAAGCAGATGGTTTCCATGAGGATGCAGCATGGTtacacagagctccagcacatccaggacctgggcaggaggggaggaacagactctgagtgctgcagagccaggcactcAGGTGGATCCCAGCATCACGGCAGCAAGCTGGGAGGAGGGGTTGAACAGCAAAGGGTGCGGTTTTACCgcagcaggaatggggacaAGTGAACAGTGCTAGAAACCAGGCCTGATTGGAAAGGGACAAGCACTGCAGTGACACAACCTGAGCTGGGtacagagctgggctgggagcagggcaggattcCTGCCCTGATCCCACTTGGACCCCACTGcggctgtggcagcaggatcacctggcagagctggggctgctgggatgAGAATCTAGGTTATGCctcatttttctgtctcactTTGCACTTTAAAAGGAGGCCACCTTCAAAGGGTTTTCATAATTAGGAAAAAGCCAGGCTTTTAGCCCTGCTTATCATCACCCCAGCTACTTCAAAAACATTCATCAGCCTGTGCACTGCAGCCTGAGGAAGGGGGATGGGAGGCACAGATGGGAGAAAGATGCTTCTGTTTCCTCCACCAAAGGACAAAGCACAAGACTTAACTGTCACGAGCATCAAGGGAAAGTGTCCAATACAAAGCCACCCTTAAGATTCTGTTCGGCCTGGCTGCCATTCCTAATCCAGAGCACTCCCAAAAAACTATCTCCCTTTCTCTTGCCAGGTTTGGAGGATCTGTCCTGCTGGAGCATATGGTAGCACAAacctggggatggcagggagcCCAACGTGCATGGCACACATGCTGACGAGCTACCAGCCCCTTCATGGGCACCATCTGTCCCCTCAGAGCCGGCAATTACCGACCTTCAGCCGCACTCGGAGGTTCCCGTCAGACAGCAAGTGGATGCACCTCTCCATCACATCCCTGGCCAGCTGAGCATGGCCTGGCATTGGAGCCTCGCCTTCTATGTCAGAGTTGGGCTCTGGCTTAGCAAGGGGAACCTCATCTGGAAGACAAAACCATTACTGAAGCCATGAAAATTACTTGGGAGCTCTGGGAGATCACAGTCACAGATCACCCACACACAATGACTCTGTAAATTCCTAGTAAGGCCTTTGgcattttttaatgtgcttaGATATAGTTAAGCCAGTGAGTTCTGTGAGTTAGTGTCAGGTTCAGTTACGAGTGTGGGGCCAGGGAACATTCGCTTTCTTTACGGGACAATGCAGCTGGTCTGACATTTGCAGTCTCTTCTCACCATGGACTTATTTCccattgatttttattaaaaatgaaaagcctGGGTATTTAAAGATGAAGTATTTAAAGGTCAGGattgcagcacagcccagtgaaGACTAAAAAGTTCCCTATATGAATGTCTGCAGGGCCTGCCACGGCCAAGTGAGAAGGGAGCAGTGGCATCATTAGCCAGGAGAAAACAGTACAGAGATCCCCAAGGGAAGACGAGGAAACCACATAGGATCCTGGAAAGAGGAAACTTCAGGTCCTGAACCCAAATAAACTGTTATGAGGTAAGAAAAAGCACAGTGTGCTTGTGTCTCAGAGCTAGAGAAGTCTTGATCTGCAAACATTTGGCTTCCCCAGTCAAAGAGAACCAAGTAAGAATGCCCAACAGCACTTTACATGGAGCAAGGCCAGGCCAAAGAAGACCTGAGACTGTCAGCCTGGCCCCAAGGCCTCCATGTGACAAAAGGACACCTCAGAGGTCGCAGCCTCTCTGCAAGCTGACCATACTCCTCTCCAGCCACGCACAGCACTgacctgcctcctcctcctcctccaggtcAGGAAGATCCCCCTCTGCAATCTGCTTCTGGCTGACATAGCCAAGGAAGAATCGTTCCACTTCTTGACTTGTCAACGGCACCTCCTGCTGTCCTTGGGACCGAGCCCCGCTCTGCCCCTTGTCAGTCTGCCTTTGCTGGTGTTCCTCAGCGCTGGGCATTCCAAACCACTGCACTGCAAAAAAGGAACTGACATGTCACTGGGTAACCATGATCCCCTCCTGCAAGTCAGCAAGGTGCCATGAGAAATGAGATGGTTCTCACACCTCATGGGATTGCACCTGACTCAGGcacctgctgtcacctcccagtCACCTCCTTGATAGTATGGGAAAGTTAAAAAGGAATACATGgtaaaagtaaaaagaaatacatgCCATGTGCTCCTACAGAATATTCATGGGAGCAGCAAATTCATCCTTTCTCAGCCACTAAAGGCCATGTTCCTGTGAAAGGCTGCAGGCCAGCCAAACTGGAGAGGGAAAGCTACTGGTGATCTTTGCTTGAGTGCTGCCCCAGCAAGCAAGGTACAGTGGCCATCACACTGCAATGCCTTGGCTACCTGGAACCTCCCGTGGCAAGTGGAAAGGTCCAAGAACCCTGATTGACAGCAAGGCTGAATTACACAAAGTAAACATCGTTTCAGTACCTAGAGCAGTCATGACTGAGTGGAGGACCCTGAGGAAAGTGGAAGCCTGGCTATTGTAAGACTGATCTAGTGCAGACAGGACATCTTGGATTACATCTTCTACCAGTGGCAGCAAGCTGGCATCTGAATGCCTCAGCATCGTGTCCAGGACCTGGGATGCACGCGGCTGACAGGCCAGCTGGCGCAAATTCAGGGAAATCCCGTTCACCAGATAGTCAGAGTTCTCATTAATCAAACACTGCACTGAGTCGTAGCCACAGGCCTCACATATGTCTGCCAGCGTCCCCAGTGCTGTCTCACTGATGAGCAGAGTCCTGTCACCAGCCTTCTCCAGCACAGGGTAgagagctgacagcagcagcagccggaACTCCTTCCCGAGGACAGCGGCGAAGCAGCCAACGCCCTCCAGCTGGATGCAGATCTGCCAGATGTTGCTGTTCATGGTGCGGGTTGtcactgggggctctggggacagatGGAGAACGCTGCTGGATGCCCCTCCTGCACGGACAGTGAGTCCCAGGTGCTGCACTGactgctcagggctgctttccTCTGTGTCAATGCTAGTGACCAAATACCAGTTCGCCTGGTCCATGTACTCATCCAGAATGGACGTTATGGACCCTTTGAGATCATCCATGCTCAGTGGAacttccctctcctgcaggaaatccactcccactccagcagctcctgtgaccAGCTCGTTGAGGATCATGGCTGCCTGCTTTCGGTACAGGCCAGACTCGCTGTACAGCCCCATGAAGTGATCCACAAGCAGGTAGAGGCTCCCGTAGTAGCCAAGAACACGACACACttgctgaaggagctggaaaacCTTCTCCTCCGTGAAGAAGCGGAAATATTTCTTCTGGCACCTGCCCTTCTGCACACCCTGCTGCAAGGGGAATGGCAGCCCAGAGCGCCGGGCCTCCACTATCTTCACATCTGTCACATCTAGCTCCAGAACCTGCACCAGTGCCTTGGACAGGCGCTGCAGGTGGGACACGGAGTTGAGGACAATGTTAATCTTGGGGCCCAGCAGCTTCAGGTAGCCCAGCAATAAGCTCAGCGTGGAAACCTTGCCCATGTCATCCTGAGAGTTCATCAGGCGGGGAAGGGCTGTGGCAAGAGAATGGAGGTTCTCAGAGAGGACATCAGCAAGAGCCCTGTTCTGTGCCACAATCCTCTGCTCTGCAATCCCTTGCAGAACTTTGTTACACCTGCTCTGGACTTCACTGTTTTCATCATTAACCAGCCCAACCAAGGCCTTCAAGAGGTGACTGAATGAGTCCACCAGTGACTGACTGCAGTTCCTCAGTAAGTGGTGGAccagctccaccagctccaGTCTCACCTTCCAGTGGGGGTGAACTGAAGAAGATTCAACCACCTTATGCAAGAGAAGAGAGAGTTTTTCAGCAGTACTTTTAGTCCAGTCAGGTCCTCTGTGGATCATTAGCTCTGATATTCTGCTGTGTTCCACTAGCAGCTTTTCCTCACTCTTTGGGATTCTGGCTAGCTGTTTGTCAGCCATGACCAAGCCAACAATCAGATAAAAGAGCCTAATGGCAGAAATGGTGGTTTTGTGACCTTGTTTGATGTCTCCAGCAATAACTCGAGACAGTGTAATAGAAATCCCGggcagaaaagaagcaaacaaatccCCACATTGCTGTGCCTCATCTTCATCCAGGTGTCGGTGCTCCTGGCAGTCACACTGCAGAACCAGGACCTGTAAGCACTCCAAAGCAGAGATCTtgatttgctttgctttttcttgctcTGCAAGTGTCAGAAGCAAAGACACAGCAAATCCTAAGAGCGGAAGGGTGGAAGGTTGGTACAGAGACAAGATAACATCCCCATAAGCCGAATGCATCAGGGTGTGGAGCGCCTGGATCACAGCCAGCTTCAGCTCCTCGGACAGCGGGGCGGCTTTGCCCGAGCTGGGAGGGGGAGCGAGGCAGGTACAGAGCTCAGAGAAGAGCTCCTGtagcagctcctgctttttcaCGCACGTCGTGGCAAGCACGGAGGAGATGCACTGCACCAGGCTCTGCACCAGCCGCTCCTGCTTGGGCCCCGGCACCCGCAGGGCGAAGCGCAGCGGGAACAGCACGtactcctgcagctcctgcagggccgCGCCGCTCACCCCGGCCAGGTGCGCCTGCAGCTGCTCCACGTTCTCTACCGTCTGCGCCCGCGTCAGCTGCACGCAGACGGGGCGCAGCGCCCCGAACGCCGCCTGCGGGGTGTCGAACACGGCCATGCCGGCGGACTGGGGGCAGCGGGGCCTGCCCGGGGCCGGGGGATCCCACCTGGGCCCGGGGCCGCGCTGGGGCCAGGCCGGGCTGCCCGGAGGGTGCCGGAAGTGACGCCAACGTATCAGCACCACAAAGCTCCCGCGAAGTGAGGCGGGCGCTGTGACAAAAGTCTCGGGTGCCAACAAGGCGCATGCGTCGGAGACGTGCCACTAAACTAACGGGCCTGTCAGCGCCACAAATCTCCCGCGGGCCTGGACAGGCGCTGTGAGAAAAATCGCGAGTGCTCGCAGTGCGCAGGCGCTAAGGATGGTTGCGCATGCGCTGAGCCCGCCCGCCGTGCGGCCCGGCTCCCTCCGGCGCTCCGTACGATGCCGCCCCTCGCCCCGCGGCGGGGTCAGGGCGCGGGCGGCCATCTTGTGGCGACGGCCCCGGCGGGTTGTTGTCGGTGAGGCCGCGCCGCGCCCCCACCGCGGGCGGAGCAGCCCCGGCCCCATGTCCTCCTTCTCGGAGTCGGCGCTGGAGAAGAAGCTGTCGGAGCTAAGCAACTCCCAGCAGAGCGTGCAGACGCTCTCGCTGTGGCTCATCCACCACCGCAAGCACGCGGGGCCCATCGTCGCCGTGTGGCACCGGGAGCTCCGCAAAGGTGCGCGGGGGGTTTGTCCGGCGGGGGCCGCCCTGGCAGCCCCTACCCCGAGGTACCGGGGCCGCCCGCGGAGCTGCCGGTGAGAGCGGCCGGCTCTTCCTCTCGGAGTTCCGCGGGCCGGCCCCGGGAGAAGTTGTTGTCCCGGGAGTTCGTGGGAGCCTGGGCGCTGTTTAGGTGCTGTGTTGTTGTTTACTAAACTTTGGGGGGAACACCACGTGTGAGAGGAGTATTCCGGTAATACCGGCTGCGGtttggggaaggcagaggaCGGAGGCACAGCCAAGCGTGGgttgggagggaggggatgctCAGCTCTGGGCGGGTGTAAAACAAGAGATGTACGAATTACGTTCCCCTGCTTGCTCAGGCAAACTTGGAAGTGCTGTGGCTGTTTCGCTCCgtttttaaattttgggttTGGATTCATACAGCTCGCCCGTTATTGAATTAGTGAAAGCagataagcaaagaaaaagtagTTGTAGAAGTCTGTAAAACTCTTTGGCTCTGTCAGCCAGATATATTTTGTGCATGTTTTCCTTGCAGATTAAGAAAAGGTAATTTCCCAGATGGCTTCATCCTGAAGTCAAGGGAGACTGCCAGtgcctagtggaaggtgttcctgccgGTGGCGGGGGGTAGGAACGAGGTGATCTTTAAAGTGCCTTCCAGCCCAGACCGTTCTGGGATTCAGTGTGGATGCCTTGTCCCCAGGTGCAGCCAGTGTCACCATTCCCCTGCGGGCACCAGCACTGTGAGCCccttggagcagctgggctATGTGATTGCTGCTTTTTGCCATTTGTAGTTTATTCATGAGTTTTGGGAAGACCTGCATTTGCCCTGTTGTGAAAATGAGCAcctttgttttctgccttctatgtgttgtttttgttgggggAACAGTGAAACTCTAATTCTGGCCATATTGATACAGAAACTGGTGGTGTCAAAATAGGAAAATTTAAGGTATATTGAAGAAATTTGATGTTAGGAGCATTGTTTGGAAAATTTTTGAGTCTCTGCAGTAGTTCCTCTTGCAGGAAGTTAAttaacaaaaagtaaaataattggTTTATTAATTTGCTGATGGGTtagaacagctttttaaaattgtctttaaaatttattgGTTTTTCAGAGTTGAGGTGTCACTGTGCACAGAAAGCATTTAACTCTTGCTTGTTTTATGAATTAATTAGAAAAGATCAGAAATGAGGGTATTGAGAACTACTTGACTTGAAAGCCCCTGGTTTCCTTTggtaaaatagaaatgttttgaaCTTTGGTTTTAGACTGCAAAGCTTTAAACAACTTTGAAAGCCCTGTTAATGATTCCAGGTGAAAGAAATGAGAAGTAAACACAAactctccttttgtttttttccttcttttccctttctcagcaAAATCAAGTAGGAAACTTACTTTCCTATATTTAGCAAACGATGTCATCCAGAACAGTAAGAGGAAAGGCCCTGAATTTACCAGAGAATTTGAATCTGTTCTGGTGGATGCATTTTCTCACGTTGCCAGGTATGTTGCTGTATTTCTTCACTTTTCCTCTCTGGGGATTTGCATTCTTGTTATTCAAAGCTTAATTCAAttggattttgttgtttttttaagtcTGGGGCGTGCTGGTACCCTCTCTATAGTAAAGATTGGATCCTGACTTTGTGGTTGAGAACTGTTTAGTGTAAGTGAGTAACTTTGTATGTGAACCAGTCCTTCACAGCTTTACATGTTTGTGAAGCTCCTATGGACTTTATTTCAATTGTTACCTAAAGATCTGGCAGATCTGTTTATGAGCAGTGGAATTTAGCAGTTGGGTGTGTTTATTAAAGCCACATAATGAATGGCTCTGCCCCATTGTCAAAAGACTTTAAAAGAGCTGATGTTTTGGGTCACTGGGTTCTCAACAGCCTCCTGGTTGGAGCagtttctttgtgttttacCTGATTGGTAATAGCCTtgctggaggaaggaagaaTTTTGTAGTTAAAAGGGAAGAAGTCATGCAGGCACCACCTTACCAAAAATGCACTGTTGTTTAGTTAAGATTGTGTCTAAATGGCATAATAAGTCCTGTTACCTCAGCTAAACAACATTAATGCTCTGGGTATTGTCTGTTCTGGAGGGCTGTCTGACTGTCAGAGCATGCTGAGTGCATTTAAGTGCCTAATGATCCAATCAACCTGCTTTTAATTGGCATGTTATTGGCTGAAACAGCTGTTTAAAGTTAATACTCAGAGTTGTAAACTTGTCAGCTTCAGGGTTTTTTATAAACTCTTATTGCAAATTCTGAATGATAGCAAGTTTCTTCTTTCACAACTTTTCTGTCCTTACTTTGAGGTGGGAGACTTCCAGGCCATCTTTAGGTCaaataaaggggaaaatttGCCACAAGTGTGTTTTGCACAGTTTGTCTCAGACAACCTGAGCAAGATTCTCTCCAAATGTTCACATATTGCAATGGGTGCAGCTGCCAGTTTGGAAGATGCTCTCTGAAAACATAAGGGGTGTTGATCAGCTGAAGTGTAATGATTTCCCTATCTTTGAACAGAGAAGCAGATGAGGGCTGCAAGAAGCCCTTGGAACGATTGCTGAACATCTGGCAGGAGAGGAGCGTGTATGGCAGCGAGTTCATCCAGCAGCTCAAACTGTCTATGGAAGACTCCAACAGCCCTCAAACAAAAGGTAAGTGTATATTGCTTGTcatgtgtgttttgtttttaaattggtGCCTATTTCACTGGAATTACTGTGAGGAGTTGAGTTATTGCCAGAGCAGGTTGTGGAGATTCTTTAGGACTGTGTTAAGAAGTGTGATTTTATTAAACCCTCAGTTCTGGTTTGCAGGTATGCTGTCTTGGGGCTGGCAGTGAGCTTAACTGGGTGTGATGTCTGGTGCTGCTTGTGCAGATacactgctccagggctgctttttGGGGTGAAAGCAAGTCAGTC is from Serinus canaria isolate serCan28SL12 chromosome 20, serCan2020, whole genome shotgun sequence and encodes:
- the TTI1 gene encoding TELO2-interacting protein 1 homolog; the protein is MAVFDTPQAAFGALRPVCVQLTRAQTVENVEQLQAHLAGVSGAALQELQEYVLFPLRFALRVPGPKQERLVQSLVQCISSVLATTCVKKQELLQELFSELCTCLAPPPSSGKAAPLSEELKLAVIQALHTLMHSAYGDVILSLYQPSTLPLLGFAVSLLLTLAEQEKAKQIKISALECLQVLVLQCDCQEHRHLDEDEAQQCGDLFASFLPGISITLSRVIAGDIKQGHKTTISAIRLFYLIVGLVMADKQLARIPKSEEKLLVEHSRISELMIHRGPDWTKSTAEKLSLLLHKVVESSSVHPHWKVRLELVELVHHLLRNCSQSLVDSFSHLLKALVGLVNDENSEVQSRCNKVLQGIAEQRIVAQNRALADVLSENLHSLATALPRLMNSQDDMGKVSTLSLLLGYLKLLGPKINIVLNSVSHLQRLSKALVQVLELDVTDVKIVEARRSGLPFPLQQGVQKGRCQKKYFRFFTEEKVFQLLQQVCRVLGYYGSLYLLVDHFMGLYSESGLYRKQAAMILNELVTGAAGVGVDFLQEREVPLSMDDLKGSITSILDEYMDQANWYLVTSIDTEESSPEQSVQHLGLTVRAGGASSSVLHLSPEPPVTTRTMNSNIWQICIQLEGVGCFAAVLGKEFRLLLLSALYPVLEKAGDRTLLISETALGTLADICEACGYDSVQCLINENSDYLVNGISLNLRQLACQPRASQVLDTMLRHSDASLLPLVEDVIQDVLSALDQSYNSQASTFLRVLHSVMTALVQWFGMPSAEEHQQRQTDKGQSGARSQGQQEVPLTSQEVERFFLGYVSQKQIAEGDLPDLEEEEEADEVPLAKPEPNSDIEGEAPMPGHAQLARDVMERCIHLLSDGNLRVRLKVLDVLELCVTMLHPHGNHLLPMAHRVWPALVTRLISDDPLAVLRAFKVLCTLGQTCGDFLRQRFSKDVLPKLTSSLLSQAPVSARAGPVYSHTLAFKLQLAVLQGLGSLCEKLDMGESDLNKVADACLIYLSAKQPVKLQEAAQSVFLHLMHVDPDSTWLLLSEVCCPEGYEPPHASLQPVKLGGMGRPRNELTDNVLLLLQRLQQQEGTAPSTSTQEASPS
- the RPRD1B gene encoding regulation of nuclear pre-mRNA domain-containing protein 1B isoform X2; protein product: MVAHALSPPAVRPGSLRRSVRCRPSPRGGVRARAAILWRRPRRVVVGEAAPRPHRGRSSPGPMSSFSESALEKKLSELSNSQQSVQTLSLWLIHHRKHAGPIVAVWHRELRKAKSSRKLTFLYLANDVIQNSKRKGPEFTREFESVLVDAFSHVAREADEGCKKPLERLLNIWQERSVYGSEFIQQLKLSMEDSNSPQTKVAEEKKSLKRTFQQIQEEEDDDYPGSYSPQDPSAGPLLTEDLIKALQDLENAASGDATVRQKIASLPQEVQDVSLLEKITDKEAAERLSKTVDEACLLLAEYNGRLAAELEDRRQLARMLIEYTQNQKDVLTEKEKKLEELLCFDVWRR
- the RPRD1B gene encoding regulation of nuclear pre-mRNA domain-containing protein 1B isoform X1; the encoded protein is MVAHALSPPAVRPGSLRRSVRCRPSPRGGVRARAAILWRRPRRVVVGEAAPRPHRGRSSPGPMSSFSESALEKKLSELSNSQQSVQTLSLWLIHHRKHAGPIVAVWHRELRKAKSSRKLTFLYLANDVIQNSKRKGPEFTREFESVLVDAFSHVAREADEGCKKPLERLLNIWQERSVYGSEFIQQLKLSMEDSNSPQTKVAEEKKSLKRTFQQIQEEEDDDYPGSYSPQDPSAGPLLTEDLIKALQDLENAASGDATVRQKIASLPQEVQDVSLLEKITDKEAAERLSKTVDEACLLLAEYNGRLAAELEDRRQLARMLIEYTQNQKDVLTEKEKKLEEYKQKLARVTQVRKELKSHIQSLPDLSLLPNVTGGLAPLPSAGDLFSTD